Proteins encoded together in one Desulfovibrio aminophilus window:
- a CDS encoding TerC family protein, which translates to MGTLWMWIGFNLLVLGLLALDLGVLHRGGREIGVRESLLLSLGYVVLALAFGAGLHHFLGPQAAAEYLTGYLIEKSLSVDNIFVFVLVFTHFAVPKHCRHRVLFWGILGALIMRAALIVAGAAVITAFHWLIYVFGAFLVFTGVKMLVTVGKEPDLARNPVNRFMRRLFRVTEGYEDGRFFVRRDGALHITPLLIVLALIEFTDVVFALDSIPAIFAITTDPFLVYTSNVFAILGLRALYFALEGVIHRFHYLKYGLSLVLVLVGAKMLLNAWFEAKVIPTEWALGATAAIIAGSMLVSLLKTRAGADAEGRARAAHWWVPGSPAKEKEKQGTKGDRV; encoded by the coding sequence ATGGGCACCCTCTGGATGTGGATCGGCTTCAACCTGCTCGTCCTGGGCCTGCTGGCCCTGGACCTCGGCGTCCTGCACCGGGGCGGCCGGGAGATCGGGGTGCGCGAGTCCCTGCTGCTCAGCCTGGGCTACGTGGTCCTGGCCCTGGCCTTCGGCGCGGGCCTCCATCACTTCCTCGGGCCCCAGGCCGCCGCCGAGTATCTCACGGGCTATCTCATCGAGAAGAGCCTGAGCGTCGACAACATCTTCGTCTTCGTTCTCGTCTTCACGCACTTCGCCGTGCCCAAGCACTGCCGCCACCGGGTCCTGTTCTGGGGCATCCTGGGGGCCCTGATCATGCGCGCCGCGCTCATCGTGGCCGGGGCCGCGGTCATCACGGCCTTCCACTGGCTCATCTACGTCTTCGGGGCCTTCCTCGTGTTCACCGGGGTGAAGATGCTCGTCACCGTGGGCAAGGAGCCGGACCTGGCGCGCAACCCCGTGAACCGCTTCATGCGTCGCCTCTTCCGCGTGACCGAGGGCTACGAGGACGGCAGATTCTTCGTCCGGCGGGACGGCGCGCTGCACATCACGCCCCTGCTCATCGTCCTGGCGCTCATCGAGTTCACGGACGTGGTCTTCGCCCTGGACTCCATCCCGGCCATCTTCGCCATCACCACGGACCCGTTCCTGGTCTACACCTCCAACGTCTTCGCCATCCTCGGCCTGCGGGCGCTCTACTTCGCCCTGGAGGGCGTCATCCACCGCTTCCACTACCTCAAGTACGGGCTCTCCCTGGTGCTCGTGCTCGTGGGCGCGAAGATGCTCCTGAACGCCTGGTTCGAGGCCAAGGTCATCCCCACGGAATGGGCCCTGGGGGCCACGGCCGCGATCATCGCCGGGTCCATGCTCGTCTCGCTGCTCAAGACCCGCGCCGGGGCGGACGCCGAGGGCCGCGCCCGGGCCGCGCACTGGTGGGTGCCGGGAAGCCCGGCCAAGGAGAAGGAAAAACAGGGAACAAAAGGGGACCGCGTCTGA